A region from the Linepithema humile isolate Giens D197 chromosome 1, Lhum_UNIL_v1.0, whole genome shotgun sequence genome encodes:
- the Mcad gene encoding medium-chain specific acyl-CoA dehydrogenase, mitochondrial has product MMLKKVFNPRICQNIVRPFSAAAESAQGYNFELSDTQKEMQDLARKFTREEIIPVAAEHDKTGKYPWDLIKKAWNIGLLNKHIPQHCGGLESSIFDGCLVGEELAYGCTGIGTAIEGTSLGQTPLLVAGTKEQQKKFFGRLQDEPLVTAYCVTEPGAGSDVAGVKTKAEKKGKEWVINGTKMWITNGGVANWYFVLARTNPDPNAPANKAFTGFIVERESDGLTPGRKELNMGQRASDTRMITFEDVRVPEENVLLGEGQGFKIAMKTFDRTRPGVASAAVGLAQRALDEATKYALERKTFDKPIAEHQAVAFMLADMAVGVDTSRTAWMKAAWATDKGLPNSTLLASIAKCYGADVANKCATDAVQIYGGAGYNSEYPVEKLMRDAKIFQIYEGTAQIQRLIISRYLFADAKQRN; this is encoded by the exons ATGATGCTCAAAAAA gtATTTAATCCAAGAATATGCCAAAATATAGTGCGACCATTTTCAGCAGCTGCTGAGTCAGCTCAAGGATATAATTTCg AATTATCTGATACACAAAAAGAAATGCAAGATCTAGCACGAAAATTCACTAGAGAAGAAATTATTCCAGTCGCAGCAGAACATGATAAAACTGGAAAATATCCATGGGATCTGATTAAAAAGGCTTGGAATATTGGTCTTCTGAATAAACATATTCCGCAACATTGTG GTGGTCTGGAAAGTAGTATTTTTGATGGCTGCTTGGTAGGAGAAGAATTAGCTTATGGTTGTACAGGAATAGGAACTGCAATTGAAGGCACAAGCCTTGGA CAAACTCCACTCCTTGTAGCTGGGACCAAGgaacagcaaaaaaaattttttggaagaCTTCAAGATGAACCACTTGTTACG GCGTATTGTGTTACTGAACCTGGTGCAGGATCCGATGTAGCAGGTGTTAAGACTAAAGCTgagaagaaaggaaaagagtGGGTAATTAATGGCACAAAGATGTGGATTACAAATGGTGGTGTTGCTAACTG GTATTTTGTTTTGGCGAGAACAAATCCAGATCCAAATGCTCCAGCTAATAAGGCTTTCACAGGTTTTATTGTAGAACGTGAAAGCGATGGTTTAACTCCTGGTCGTAAA GAATTGAATATGGGACAAAGAGCAAGTGATACACGAATGATAACATTTGAAGATGTTCGTGTTCCCGAAGAAAATGTATTGCTTGGAGAAGGACAAGGATTCAAGATAGCTATGAAGACTTTTGACAGAACACGACCTGGG gTCGCTTCAGCAGCCGTTGGTTTAGCTCAGAGAGCTTTGGATGAAGCAACGAAATACGCGTTGGAACGCAAAACATTTGATAAACCAATAGCGGAACATCAAGCAGTAGCTTTTATGTTGGCTGATATGGCTGTTGGCGTTGACACCTCCAGAACGGCATGGATGAAAGCAGCCTGGGCTACTGATAAAGGATTACCGAATTCTACATTACTTGCTAGTATTGCGAAATGTTATGGTGCTGATGTAGCTAATAAATGTGCTACAGACGCTGTACAG atttatggTGGTGCTGGTTACAATTCTGAATATCCAGTGGAAAAACTCATGCGtgatgcaaaaatttttcaaatatatgaaGGTACTGCGCAAATTCAACGACTGATAATATCGCGTTATCTTTTCGCTGATGCTAAGCAAAGAAACTAA